DNA sequence from the Lagenorhynchus albirostris chromosome 5, mLagAlb1.1, whole genome shotgun sequence genome:
ACAGCTTTTACCTAAAGTGAATGAAAGGAAGTATCAAAAATCCTtgtaattattttccttcatGTCCTTTATATATGAccacacaaaaattttttaacaaaactgaacaagaaaaaaactccCCTTGAAAAATGAGTACACTTTTgtttagcaaaaaataaaaaactgtaacattttcccttttttgcttTGACTACCAGGAAGCTCAGTCAAGGTTAATAATTAAGAGTATCCATTTTGTCCTAGAGTCTAAGTATCAATACATGATCTTCTTTCTACCTAGTTCCTGTTCCTTCTTATTTAACAATTCCATTTGTAGTATATCTATTATGTTAATAACACTTTCCTGCAAATTCCTCTGGGAATTAAATGGGAATAAATTACACACAAACCATTTAATTAGTATGAAAGCTTAGTGTGGCAAGAGCTGAGCATGCCTACAAGATAGTTTGCCCTGAATTTTTGAAGCACTAGACAGAACTTGCACTAAAGGTACCACGTATAAACGTAAACTGATGTAAACTGACTGTGAATTTTAACTGGGTAAGAAGTAATCGTGGAATAAAATGTTATAGTCACTACTGAGAGTAAAAAGTATGGGCTTTGGAACCAGACAGACCCAAGGCACATACAAGTTCTACCTCTAAGCTAAAAAGTTTTGGATAAGTTACAATGAAATTTTCTACAGAAAATAGATAATAGTAACATAATCCACAGCAATGCCTGtggaatatttttgaaagaaaaatgatcaaataCGTTAATGTGTGCTCTATGCACAACATCACTTGCTAATACatgcttttttattctttattctcacTCATTCCTGACATTACCTGCTGAAGCTGGGGCACAaggcatgcatgtgtgtgtaaacatgcatgcacagacacacacaatgcACTTTTAACTTGGGTTCATCTGTCATTTATCACTATTCCCATCCTCTCCCATTCTTCAAGGATCACAAtggaagtgaaattttaaaatgtgcatcaGCATTTAAAGCATCAGGTACAAAAGAAAGCTAATTTGTTCCCCTGtaactggcttacttcacttagcataatgtcctccaggttcacctctgttgtcacatatggcaggatttccttcttttttaaggcccATTCCCCTTATGCGAGGTATCTAagagagtcaaattcatagaaacagagggtacagtagtggttgccaggagctaggAGAGGGGGAAGTGGGAGTTGCTGTTCAACAAGTATAAAGTTTCAGCTAcacaagatgaataagctctagagTGCTGTACGACACTGTGCCTATAGTTAGCAATATGGTATTGTGCATTTAAAATTGTGTTGAGAGGAGATCTCATGTTTAGTGttcttacaaaaaaaataaattttttttaaagctaagctCGTCAGCTCCTTGATTTGGTTTAATGTCTTATgatactttatgattccatttatatgagattctagaaaaggcaaaactacagtgatagaaagcagatcagtggtggccaggaggtgggggaaaggggaTTAACTACAAAGAGATATGAGGGAACTTTCCggagtaatggaaatattctatatcatgATTGTAGTGGCAGTTACAcaactgtatacatttgtcaaaactcatcgaCCTGTACgctttaaattgaattttattttatattttatataagttatCCTCAAATAcactgacacatatatatatatatatatatatatatatatatatatatatatatatgatactgTAGACAAAGAGACTAAATGATTCTCGACTGGATACAAACATAGCATGGTGGCCAAGATCATGGGCTCTGGAACCAGATTGTCAGTGTTCAAATCCTGGTCCCACCACTTACTTGCtttatgactttggacaagttacttaagctctctgtgccttagttccTTAATCTAAAACTGAGGACAAGAGTGGTTACCTTATAGGACTATTGTGACAATTAATTGAGTTAATATGTGTAGAGCATTCAGGACAGTCTTTGGTACACACTAAGTATTCTACAAGTACTTGCTATTATTCTTAACCATCCTTCAAACTTCCTTCCCCACCTACTCCAAATTCCTGCTATAACCACAAGTCACCCCTCCTAGTTCTTAAAGGCTGGAAATAGAATGTCTAGTCCTGAGCTTTTTATATACAGCATGGAAATTCCACTAAAAACAAACCCCTGGATTCTAACAGAATGTGTTATAatctgaacaaaagaaaaatactgttggatgacaaaccaaaaaaaattcaaactaaaaaaaatatgtatatgtaaacaAACAGCATGTTTCTTCGAAATACTTCTGTTGTAGCCTATGGGTGGTTACTCAGGTGATCAGAACTGAATGTGAAAAACACTGTAGTCCTAGGTTTGATCTCTTAATGTGTCCATACTTTGCTATTCAGTAATCACAGTCAGCCATCTTGTAAGTAATATTATTGGTCAACATTTGGGATAAGAATAAATCCATCATTAACACAGGAACAGTCAAGATCCATTGATTTTGCATGGTTACATTTTATCTATATACTATGGGCAATATAACATGACAAAAACCAGTAACCTCTGGCAGTAACTTTAACTTTCTTAAAGTTCTAAATAACAcaggaactttttttaaaagtaaatttttaaaaatcctacatAATCATTAATCATCCCTAAATAAAGACTCACTAGAGGCTTTGTTTTTTCTGCTGATAAATCCCTCTTTTGCCAGCATACATTAACAACTCAAAGTGCCCTTACCTGTTCTTCCTAAACAGCCGCTTTCATAGCTGTCACCTCTCACCTGAGCATTGGACACGGCATTTATCCTAGAACAATACAAAATCATCTAATAAGCTTTCATGCTGCTAAAATATTCagagatatttatatatcatttagAAGGGAAGCATTTCCTATCTAAAGCCAGTATCTGAATAACTGAacattatcttttaatttaaatatcctAGTGGATAGAAATACTATGCTAGTCTTATTTTCCTAAAGTAGACCCAGAAaacatacttaattttttttaaatatcaatgttttctatatattggtaataaatatgttgaaaacaaaattaagaaaacatttccatttataataacatcaaaCAAAAACATACTTAATTTTAAGGGATTACTATCACTTGTCTCCAAAGATGATGAAAGAGACCAATTTTCTGAgttctttgtctattttattttatatttatacatgaaTGACCCACCATGAGTTACCCCATTTTAAGGTTCTCATTATAACCAAGAGTTCAAAAGTTTCTCTTTGTGTTAAAAGTCAAGTGATTTTCTCTCATCCATTTCTCAAATTCAGAGAACATTTGGTATAATAAATAGGCCTACTTTATTCAgcttctctttccattcttgtTAGAGCGGGTATATTTGTAGCAGGAATTGTCTTTTCTAAGCATCCTGAATGAATATAAGTAGTTCCATCTTCTACAATTTACCTTTTTGAAGCTCCTGACAGTATAAGAAAATTATGTAATCTTAatgtttaacatatttttttaaattattaaaagacATCCATGAAAAGCTTCCAAACTCTTTTATGAAGTGAGATAATGGCTAAACCTAAATATgatttaataaaaaaggaaagccaTAGATCAATCTCATTTAAGGCCAGTCCTGCCCTCCCTCCAATACTGGCAAATACAGTTAAGtgacacacttaaaaaaaataacactccATGGTAAAAGCTGAATGTATTAGATACTCAGTGCtccgtggtgacctaaatgagaaggaaatctggaaaagagaggatatatgtatacgtatagctgattcactttgctgtacaatataaactaacacaatattgtaaagcaactatactccaataaaaataataaattttaaaaaggattaaaaaaaagttggatGTATTAGAGTATTCAAGGATGACTTCCTactaaaaaatctagaaatataaCATACTTCATTAAACCTAAGATGCCAATGATTTTTAAGATGcaccattatttttttatactgccaagaaggaaaaaatattatgaattatAAGATACCAATGACCACAAGAAGCACACTGATattcaaagatattaaaatacaaaaaaaatcttaagatctATAAAACATAGTAATTTGTCAGTTTAACAAATATaagaacaaaaatcacatgataatctttataaagtataataaaattatctGACTAAAttcaacacttttttaaaaaaaatttttattggagtatagttgatttacaatgttgcgttagtttcaggtgtacagcaaaatgaatctgttatacatatacatatatccactctttttttttttagattcttttcccatataggccattacagagtactgagtagagttccctacgctatacagcaagttcttattagttatctatattatatatagtagtgtgtatatgtcagtctcaatctcccaattaatctcTCCCCCccaaattcaacactcattcttgattttaaaaatcttaataaaatggcaatatagatatacacacatatatttatcatGTTAAAGAAGAatcaatcaatgaaattaaaaagttattccaGATAGCATTAAACTttgaggaaaaaatgtttttagaaaaataatcttGAATTGAGAATTACCTTCATACTTACATGAAGAAAGCCAATGTGGAAAATACACCACATGTGTGAAAGGCATGGTTCAGCTGTTCTGGCTTAGGATATACCACGGCTGCATCAATCATTATCCACCAACCTGTAAAAAACTTAAGAAAGAACCCATGTCATTAAAATAACACTAACACTTTGGCTTAGCATGATACTGTTCCTTAACATTCCATGTTTTCTATGGACCATATAATTGAAACATAAAATATGTCTACTTTGAGGTTTAGATGTTGAACtataaaaaaacaagaattcCTTGTTTACTTATTCTTTATAGCATATGAGGTGAATCTAATCAAATCCGTGTAAGATTCAAGTTCTGCTCTTAATGCAAGATGAAAATTTTATTACCTAGGAATgaattttctgcttcttttaaccactataaaattatatacaacCAAAGCTCTCTTAACTAACCTCCAACTAACCAGCTCCCTGATTACCTGATGTGTTTCACTCTCTCGTTCATATTAAAAACAATGTggaacattcttttttaatatgccCAAGCACTTTTGCTTCCACAAATGAGCTCCCATGTCTCCAAAAAATATCTACGCTTGctataattttaattatgtaatttGATTAAATACTGCAAAACTGACTAAACATGAGTTTGCAAAATGTAATGTTTCTATGTAAACTAAGCTGAATAGAACTAAAGTAGACAAGTTACTAAGGAATTTCATAGACAAATTAAGTGCAGGCGAGGTGACCACAGAGAGCAAGAAAAACTTGGAAACACCTAAAAGAATTCTGCATGCATACTGCTTCACAATtctaagatgttatggaaaaacctgaacaaactttttggccaccccaatatCTTTAGCTCCTGCTccactttatttctttatttatcttttctattgaaCTTCAGGTATAGAACCATATACTGGAaaagattaatttaaattaaGTGGAACATATACTGAAATTTGCTTCAAAAAGTGCAGTGGGGGCAGCGAGTACTTGATGGAATGCTAAAGCAAGATTGGTCATGATCTGACTTTTTTTTGAAGCTCAATGATAAGTACAGGGGGTGAGAGAGGACTCTATACCATTCTCTCTATTTTTGTGTATACTATTgatattttcaataataaaacgttttttaaaaaatattggaaagaaaattaagcagTAGTTTCCTCCACAAATTTCTTCCTCTCGCTTCCTGCCTGTGCTGTGGCTGGGGTATGAAGATGGCAACCCTTCCCTAAAGGGCTGCAGGGCTTCAGTTCTAATGCAGCCTAAGGTTGTTACTACTGTCTGCACATCCTGAATTTCAATGAGTCACAACAATATTATTAGTTACATCAAATTCTGAGCCTTTGAGGATCCTAAAGGAATGACACATATTACATAACTTACTTAAAAAACTACTGCCTTCAAAAACTGTATTATCATGGGTATTCACAGTTCAAAGGAATCAAGATTAATTTTCAGGGCAAAAAGtgaagtatagggcttccctggtggcacagtggttgagagtccgcctgccgatgcaggggatgcgggttcgtgccctggtccaggaagatcccacatgccgcagagcggctgggcccgtgagccatggccgctgagcctgcgcgtccggagcctgtgctccgcaacgggagaggccacaacagtgagaggcccgtgtaccgtaaaaaaaaaaaaaaaaaaaagtgaagtataAATGTCACCAACCAGGCTTTTTCACTTACCAATATACCTGCTACTACAGAAGCCACTGCATTTCTTCTCTCACTCCAGTCGATACATTCACATTCTGGCCAACGGAAATTATCTAGGAAGCCTGCCATTTTCACCACTTAAGCATGGACTTTTCATTAAATACTATATTCtacaaataaaaagacaaaaataatcgATCTAAGGAAATGTTTTTAAGAAGTGAAATATCTTACTCCTTTCTTAAAGCTTTAAACACAAATTTAACTTTAGGTCTAAATCTACTAtagttaagaagaaaaattcaatACTACAATGAATATCTATTGAGATAT
Encoded proteins:
- the TMEM50B gene encoding transmembrane protein 50B isoform X1 codes for the protein MAGFLDNFRWPECECIDWSERRNAVASVVAGILFFTGWWIMIDAAVVYPKPEQLNHAFHTCGVFSTLAFFMINAVSNAQVRGDSYESGCLGRTGARVWLFIGFMLMFGSLIASMWILFGAYVTQNTDVYPGLAVFFQNALIFFSTLIYKFGRTEELWT
- the TMEM50B gene encoding transmembrane protein 50B isoform X2 translates to MAGFLDNFRWPECECIDWSERRNAVASVVAGILFFTGWWIMIDAAVVYPKPEQLNHAFHTCGVFSTLAFFMINAVSNAQVRGDSYESGCLGRTDTDVYPGLAVFFQNALIFFSTLIYKFGRTEELWT